In Taeniopygia guttata chromosome 7, bTaeGut7.mat, whole genome shotgun sequence, a single window of DNA contains:
- the MRAS gene encoding ras-related protein M-Ras isoform X1, whose amino-acid sequence MATSAVPSENLPTYKLVVVGDGGVGKSALTIQFFQKIFVPDYDPTIEDSYLKHTEIDGQWAILDVLDTAGQEEFSAMREQYMRTGDGFLIVYSVTDKASFEHVDRFHQLILRVKDRESFPMILVANKVDLMHLRKITREQGREMATKHNIPYIETSAKDPPLNVDKAFHDLVRVIRQQIPEKSQKKKKKTKWRGDRATGSHKLQCMIL is encoded by the exons ATGGCTACAAGTGCCGTTCCCAGCGAAAACCTCCCCACCTACAAGCTGGTGGTTGTTGGAGATGGTGGTGTGGGGAAGAGTGCTCTCACTATTCAGTTTTTCCAGAAGATTTTTGTGCCAGACTATGACCCAACTATTGAAGACTCCTACCTGAAGCACACAGAAATCGACGGGCAGTGGGCAATTCTTGATG TTCTGGATACTGCAGGCCAAGAGGAGTTCAGTGCAATGCGGGAGCAGTACATGAGGACTGGAGATGGTTTCCTCATCGTCTACTCGGTGACAGACAAGGCCAGCTTCGAGCACGTGGACCGCTTCCACCAGCTGATCCTCAGAGTCAAGGACAG ggaGTCTTTTCCAATGATTTTGGTGGCAAACAAAGTTGATCTAATGCACTTACGGAAAATTACAAGAGAACAGGGGAGAGAAATGGCAACAAAACATAAT ATTCCTTATATAGAAACGAGTGCCAAGGACCCACCTCTGAACGTGGACAAGGCCTTCCATGATCTCGTGAGGGTAATAAG GCAACAGATCCCAGAGAAAAgccagaagaagaagaaaaagaccaAATGGCGAGGGGACAGAGCCACGGGCTCCCATAAACTCCAGTGTATGATTTTGTGA
- the MRAS gene encoding ras-related protein M-Ras isoform X2, which yields MREQYMRTGDGFLIVYSVTDKASFEHVDRFHQLILRVKDRESFPMILVANKVDLMHLRKITREQGREMATKHNIPYIETSAKDPPLNVDKAFHDLVRVIRQQIPEKSQKKKKKTKWRGDRATGSHKLQCMIL from the exons ATGCGGGAGCAGTACATGAGGACTGGAGATGGTTTCCTCATCGTCTACTCGGTGACAGACAAGGCCAGCTTCGAGCACGTGGACCGCTTCCACCAGCTGATCCTCAGAGTCAAGGACAG ggaGTCTTTTCCAATGATTTTGGTGGCAAACAAAGTTGATCTAATGCACTTACGGAAAATTACAAGAGAACAGGGGAGAGAAATGGCAACAAAACATAAT ATTCCTTATATAGAAACGAGTGCCAAGGACCCACCTCTGAACGTGGACAAGGCCTTCCATGATCTCGTGAGGGTAATAAG GCAACAGATCCCAGAGAAAAgccagaagaagaagaaaaagaccaAATGGCGAGGGGACAGAGCCACGGGCTCCCATAAACTCCAGTGTATGATTTTGTGA